GTCGGGCGGGCGGCCGGGGCAGCGGGGTTCGACGACCTGCGAAAGGCCGCGACAGCACTGGCCGCCAAGCCCGACCAGGTCCGCCCGCTGTACGAATACGGCTTCGCGTGTGTGGAGCGCGGTGTCCCCTACCTGGCGATACCCGCGCTGCGGGAGGCACTGAGCCTGGCGCCGGGCTCGTCCGGCGTGTTGCGTGAACTGGTCTCGGCGTACGAGGACGAGGGCCGGCACCGCGACGCGGTGGAGGCGCTGCTCGCACACGAGGACGGACTCGCCGACTGGCCCGACCGCTATCTCCTGGTCTTCAACGCCGTCCTCGCGGGCGACCTGGAGCTGGCCCGCCGTCAGCACGCGCGCCTTCCCGACCCCGCCGAGGACACCTGGCTGGGTGCGCGGGACCGGCAGAACCGTGTGCTGGGCCGTGCCTCGGCCGCGGGGCCGGTGAGCCCCCTGGACCACTCCGACCTCCGCGGCTGGCAGTACGTCATGGGCGGCACGGTGCTCGGCACGCTGTCGCCGTTCGGCTTCGACGCGGGGATGACCGGCCGGTACGCCTACCTCCAGGACGACCACGGCCGTTGCCTGGAAGGGCTGTTGCGGCTGAAGGCGGTGCTTGCCGCAGCGGGGGCACGGCCTCGTTCGGTGTCGCTGCTGCCGGACCGGGGGAGCAGGATCCTGGGGCTGGCGGCAGCCGAGGTGCTCGGTCTTCCGGCGGAACCCTTCGAAGCCGGTCGGGAGGACACCGTCGTGATCGCCTACGACCTGAACGGGACCGCACGCGCCGACGGGGGCCCCGAGGTGATCGGCCAGCTCTTCGAGCGGGCGCGGGGACAGGTCCTGCACGAGCACGCCTCCTGCTGGACCGATCCGCCCGCCGTCACCGCGGACAGTGTCACGCTGCTCCACCAGTCGGCTGTGGCGCCGTGGGAGGCGGGCCTCCGGCAGGGGGCCGACGGTGAGGTGGAGCGCGGCGAGGTGGACGGGCGGCCGGAGAAGGCGATCGCCGCAGAGATCGTGGGCGCCGATCCGGCGCCGGACGCGGGGGACGGGGGGACGCCTGCCGACCCCGCCGAGAAGCTCACGGACTTCGTCTCCGCCGTCTCCGGTACCTGGCTCCAGGGTGACCGGGCACAGCTGCGCTCCCCGGGCCCGGTGGCGAGCTCACGGTTCCTCTGACGGCCGGGGCCGTCCGGGTCCCGGGCGGCCCGCGCCACCGGGCGGCGGGTGCGTGCCTTCTTGGAGGGGCCCGACGCGCCAGATGTTCTGGACAGGCCGGTCAGGGCCGGTCAGGGCCAGTCGACCAGGGCCGTGAACGCGATCGAGGCCACACCGACGACGACGGGTGCTCCGGTCGAGAGGAGTACCCGCTTCGCGTCCTGACTCCGCTGCCAGGGCACGGCCCAGCTCGCCACGAGGACGATCAGGGACAGCACGAGGCCGGTGCAGAGCACGGCCCATGCCGCGTCGAACGAGTCGGTGAAGCGGTCGGCCTCCGCGCCGTTGCAGGAGTCGCATGCCATGGGGGACAGGCCGCCGTACAGCAGGGCGAAGCCCGCTGCGGGCAGCGTGACGAGCGTGGAGAGCAGGGGCGCGACCCAGGCGTGCGGGGCGCGGGGGCTGAGCGTGTCGTCCGACATGCGTACGAGTGAACTCGGCGCGGCGTCGGTGCACATGAGCTGTCGTACTCAGTCGGCTGCCGGGTCGCCCCGTCCTGAGGGGGCCGGTACGCGCCCGGGAACCCGAAGGGGCGGCGCACTCCGACGCGTTGTCGGTGTGCACCGCCCCTCGGGTGGTACGGGTGGCGGGGGTGGCCCGCGTTGTCATGCGGGTTACTTCGGTTCGCTGTTGAACTGTGCCTTCGACCAGCGGTAGCCGAGGGCGGTGAGGCCGAGGCACCAGGCGAGGGCGATCCACCAGTTGTTGCCGATGTCCGTGCCGAGGAGCAGGCCGCGGAGGGTCTCGATGGCGGGGGTGAAGGGCTGGTACTCGGCGATCGGCTGGAACCAGCCGGGCATGGAGTCCAGCGGGACGAAGGCGCTGGAGATGAGGGGCAGCAGGATGAGCGGCATGGCGTTGTTGCCGGCGGCCTCGGCGTTGGGGCTGCCCAGGCCCATGCCTACCGCGATCCAGGTGAAGGCGAGGGCGAAGAGGGCGAGCAGTCCGAACGCCGCCAGCCATTCCAGGACGGTGGCGTCGGTGGAGCGGAAGCCCATGGCCACGCCGATCGCACCGACCAGGACCACGCTGATGATCGTCTGCAGGACACTGCCGACGACGTGCCCGAACAGGATGGAGCTCCGGTGGATCGCCATGGTGCGGAAGCGGGCGATGATGCCCTCGTTCATGTCGGTGGAGACGGAGACGGCGGTGCCGATGGTGGTCGAGCCGATCGTCATCAGCAGGATGCCGGGAACGATGTAGGCGATGTACTCGGAGCGGCCGGCGCCTCCGCTCATGGTGTCGCCGAAGATGTAGACGAAGAGCAGCAGGAGCATGACCGGTGTGAGCAGCAGGTTCAGCGTCAGGGAGGGGTAGCGGCGGGCGTGCAGGAGGTTGCGGCGCAGCATCGTGTTGGCGTCGCGCACGGCGAGGGAGAGGTTGCTCATCGGGCTGTCTCCTTGGTCTGGCTGCTCTGGGAGGGGACGGTGGTGGAGCCGGTGAGGGCGAAGAAGACGTCGTCGAGGTCGGGGGTGTGGACGGTGAGTTCGTCGGCCTCGATGCCGGCGGTGTCGAGGCGGTCGAGGATGGTGCGCAGGGCGCGTTGGCTGCCGTCGCTGGGGAGTTGGAGGGTGAGGGCCTCGTCGTCGGGGGCGGCGTCGGTCAGGGCGGTGGCCGCGTGCCGGTAGGTGGTGGGGTCGGTGAAGCGGAGGCGGATGTGGCCGCCGGGGATGAGGCGTTTGAGTTCGTCGGCGGTGCCTTCGGCGGCGATGCGGCCGTTGTGCAGGACGGCGATGCGGTCGGCGAGTTGGTCTGCTTCTTCGAGGTACTGGGTGGTGAGGAAGACGGTGACGCCGGTGCTGACGAGTTCGCGGATGATGCCCCACATGTTGTGGCGGCTGCGGGGGTCGAGGCCGGTGGTGGGTTCGTCGAGGAAGATGATGCGGGGGGCGCCGACCAGGGTCATGGCGATGTCGAGTCGGCGTTTCATGCCGCCCGAGTAGGCGGAGGCGGGTTTCTTCGCGGCGTCGGTGAGGTCGAAGCGTTCCAGGAGTTCGGTGGCGACCTGTCGTCCCTGGGCCTTGGGCAGGTGGTGCAGGTCGGCCATGAGGAGCATGTTCTCCTCGCCGGTGATCAGCCCGTCCACGGCGGAGAACTGCCCGGTGACACCGATCGCCGCCCGTGCGGCCTGCGGGTCGGTGGCGAGGTCGTAGCCGCCGACCCGGATCTCACCGGAACCGGGGCCGGGCGGGATGAGGGTGGAGAGGATCTTGACGGCGGTGGTCTTGCCTGCGCCGTTCGGGCCGAGCAGGGAGAAGACCGTGCCCTGCGGGACGGCGAGGTCGATGCCGTCCAGGACGTTCTTGTCGCCGTAGGACTTGCGCAGCCCGTTCGCCGCGATGGCCAGGTTCGTCATGCCGGTGCTCCTTGGAGGGGTGGGTGTTCAGAGGCTGCGGGCGGTGATGTCGCCCTGGGAGGTGGTCGCCCTGATGCTCAGGCCGGGCGTGCTGTCGGCGTTCCTGAGCGCGTTGTCGATCCGGCCGTAGCTGGTGCCGGCGTCCAGGGAGGCGGAGACACCGCGGGCGGCGCCGACGGTGATGTCGCCCTGCTGGGTGTTGAGCGTGAGCTGTCCGCGTACGGCTTCGGTGATCTTCAGGTCGCCCCGCTGGGTGCTGATGTCGCCGGGGCCGTTCAGGCGGCCGACGGTGATGTGGGCGTCGAGGCCGGTGAGGCGGGCGCTCGCGGCCTCGTCGAGCTTGACCGAGCGGTGGCCCCCGTCGAAGGCGACGTCGCCGAGCCGGCCGACGCCCCGGAACTCGGCGGCGCCGGACTTGGCCTCGACGCCGGAGCCGGCGGGCAGCTGGACGGTTACCTCGACGGATCCGGAGTTGCCGATGAGCCGGTTCTTCGCCTCCGGGGCCTTGATGTGCAGGACACCGTCGGCGTAGGTGACCTCGGTCTGCTCGGCCGTCCTCACGTCGCGGCTCCTGGAGGGGTTGGCGGGCCGGATCTCGACCGTGGTGTCGGTGCGGTCGGCGGCGATGAACTGGATGCGCCCCGCGGGGATGTCGAGCACGGCCCGGACGGCGGCGGGGGTGTCGAAGTTCTGCATCGTGCGCTCCTCGTGTTCGTGTTTCTGATGATGGAAACGCTACGTTGCATTCCAAGAGGCGGCAACAAGCTTGTTGCGTCCAATCCTTGTTATTGCAGGCCAGGGGACTGAATTTGTTGCAATGGATTCGAAGGTAACGCAACAACCTCAGAGCGTTCGTTGCAACGGAGTGCGAGTGAACGCTCCGTCGGGGGCCTCGCGGGCCATCTGCGCGCAGGGCGGAACGCGGACACGACGAACGGGCGTGACACCGCGTCCGCGGTGTCACGCCCGTTCAGAAGGCCGGCCGGTCGTGGCGGCCTGTGTGTGGTGAGGGTCAGTGCATGAGGGCGTAGTCCATCTCGGTCTGCCAGTAGGTGACCGTCAGGGTGCTGTCGACGTACACGGCCTTGCTGAGGGGCGCGCTCGCGGACGGGCCGCTGGAGCCGCTTCCGTCGCGGCCCTGGAAGTGCACGGTCGCCTTCTTGGTGGAGTAGCCGCCCGTGCCGCTTCCGTCGGCGGAGGACGTCATGACGCCGGCGTACGCGGACTCTCCCGGCAGGATGGTGACCACGGCCTGCGGCTTGCTCTCCTCGACCACGGGCGGGGTGGACTGAGCCTCACCGAACCTCAGGAAGGGGTAGTAGTAGGCGTTGCAGGCCGTCGAGCCGGTGTTGGTCACGGTGAGCAGCATGTGGTTGAGGGGCCGGGGCACGGGGGTGAGCGTCACCTTGGAGTTGCCGCCGTCGCACGCGCGGGTGACAGGGCCGGTGTCCTTCGCGTCGTCCTGCTGTGTGTCCGCGGCGGGGTCGGCCTTCGTGGAACCGGTACCGGAAGCCTTGCCCGCGTCCGAAGCGGAATCTTCTCCGGAGCCGGATCCGGCTGCTCCGCCGTCCTGCGCGGCCGGCGCTTCGGTGTCCGCCGGGGGCTGGGTGTCCGACGCGTCGGGAGCGGTGGTGGTGGCGTCCGCGGCGGCCTGGCCGCCTTCCTGGCAGGCCGTCAGGGACAGGGCTGTGATCAGCGCGGCGGTGCCGAGTACGGAGGTGCGGGCGGCGCGGCGGAAGCGAAGGTTGCGCATGAGACGGTTCTCCCCGTTCGAGGTGATGAGTGCCCGGGGCGCCGTTTGGCGCCCTGCGGTGCGGGCGGGTCTACTGGTCGGTGACGCATGATCAGAGGCGTTACAGGAGTGCGACGACAACCGCGATGCAGATGACCAGCACTCCCGTGGCGACCGCGTCGGTCAGGCTGATTCCAGGTCGAGTACGCACGGCGGCTCCCGGGACGGGTGAGGGTTGGATGTACGGGTCGCGGGGAACGCCGCGGTGTGTCCACATCCTTTCCAGGCCTGGATTTCCGTCGCAACGGTTCCTGCGGCATGTGGGACGCTGGAACGCCTGTACCTACTCTGACCTGCGCAGACATCGCTTCCCTGGAACGCCTTTCCGGGAAGGAACGGAAGGGGAACGGTCGGGGTGGGCACAGAGATCCAGGACTTCGCGGAGCTGCTCAGGGGGTTGAAGGAGCGGTCGGGACTCAGCTACGGGACGCTCGCGCAGAAGCTGCACATGAGCACCTCGACCGTGCACCGCTACTGCAACGGCGACGCCGTTCCCCATGACTACGCGCCGGTCGAACGCTTCGCGCGGGTGTGCCGGGCGTCCTCGGACGAACTTGTGGCACTGCACCGGAAGTGGATCCTGGCCGACGAGGCGAAACGGCGGGGCACGCGCAAGCCGGAAGCCGGCGGGCCCGCTGCCGGATCGCAGGTGCGGGAGGTTGCGGTTCCGGCGTCCGGGGACCCCGGGCCCGTCGCCCCCGCCTCCGGTCCGGCCAGGCCCGAGCCCGCTGGTCCCGGCCGCGCCGCGCCCCGGTCCGAGGCCGAAGCGGAAGCGGAACCGGTGCCCGAAACGGAATCCGGTCCGGAGTCACGGCCCGAAGCGGAATCCGGTTTGGAGTCACGGCCCGAAGCGGGCTCCGAGTCCG
The DNA window shown above is from Streptomyces sp. Alt3 and carries:
- a CDS encoding ABC transporter permease — protein: MSNLSLAVRDANTMLRRNLLHARRYPSLTLNLLLTPVMLLLLFVYIFGDTMSGGAGRSEYIAYIVPGILLMTIGSTTIGTAVSVSTDMNEGIIARFRTMAIHRSSILFGHVVGSVLQTIISVVLVGAIGVAMGFRSTDATVLEWLAAFGLLALFALAFTWIAVGMGLGSPNAEAAGNNAMPLILLPLISSAFVPLDSMPGWFQPIAEYQPFTPAIETLRGLLLGTDIGNNWWIALAWCLGLTALGYRWSKAQFNSEPK
- a CDS encoding DUF4232 domain-containing protein, coding for MRNLRFRRAARTSVLGTAALITALSLTACQEGGQAAADATTTAPDASDTQPPADTEAPAAQDGGAAGSGSGEDSASDAGKASGTGSTKADPAADTQQDDAKDTGPVTRACDGGNSKVTLTPVPRPLNHMLLTVTNTGSTACNAYYYPFLRFGEAQSTPPVVEESKPQAVVTILPGESAYAGVMTSSADGSGTGGYSTKKATVHFQGRDGSGSSGPSASAPLSKAVYVDSTLTVTYWQTEMDYALMH
- a CDS encoding ATP-binding cassette domain-containing protein → MTNLAIAANGLRKSYGDKNVLDGIDLAVPQGTVFSLLGPNGAGKTTAVKILSTLIPPGPGSGEIRVGGYDLATDPQAARAAIGVTGQFSAVDGLITGEENMLLMADLHHLPKAQGRQVATELLERFDLTDAAKKPASAYSGGMKRRLDIAMTLVGAPRIIFLDEPTTGLDPRSRHNMWGIIRELVSTGVTVFLTTQYLEEADQLADRIAVLHNGRIAAEGTADELKRLIPGGHIRLRFTDPTTYRHAATALTDAAPDDEALTLQLPSDGSQRALRTILDRLDTAGIEADELTVHTPDLDDVFFALTGSTTVPSQSSQTKETAR
- a CDS encoding DUF4097 family beta strand repeat-containing protein; its protein translation is MQNFDTPAAVRAVLDIPAGRIQFIAADRTDTTVEIRPANPSRSRDVRTAEQTEVTYADGVLHIKAPEAKNRLIGNSGSVEVTVQLPAGSGVEAKSGAAEFRGVGRLGDVAFDGGHRSVKLDEAASARLTGLDAHITVGRLNGPGDISTQRGDLKITEAVRGQLTLNTQQGDITVGAARGVSASLDAGTSYGRIDNALRNADSTPGLSIRATTSQGDITARSL